AATAGGTTCATAGGCTCCATTGAAAATATTACGGGTAATCGCCCCGGTTGCGACCTCATAGGCATGAACCTGGCCTGAATCAACATAGAAGAAGACAAACTTGCTATCTGGAGAAGCAGCCGAAAATAGAACCTTCGTTGTCAAATTCAAATTTCGGACGAAACGCCTGTTCACCACATCATAGATCTGAACTAGGGGAGTGGATTCATCCGAGATGAACAGATATTTCTTATCTGGAGTCAGCAACATATCTGCTGCTTGCATGTCCTGATTCAGATCTACTCCCCAGCCCACAGCTTGTGCATTGGTGTCAAACTGATATAACCTATCTTGCACCGCGAAGTAAATAATTCCGCCATCTGATGCCGCAAAGGCAGCCATCAGCGGAGAGCGAATATTGGGGTCCATTGCTTTCAAATGAATGGGACCGCCCAAAGCGTTAAAGATCTGAACCCCACCATTAGCAAGGAAATAAACATCTTCATCTTGAAAATAGGGGGCCCCGCTTCCTAATGCCTCTGCCGCAAGATATCGGTCCTCCACTGTAAGCGGGAAGCCAGGTACAGTAATATTCGTGTAAGCTTGTATAGAATACTCTGCCTCTTCAAGGTCAGGGGTGTGGATAAGGCTAAACGGGAATTCCACACTTGCCCTTTGCCCGGGGTCAGATATGCCGCTCCCGTAACCCTGGACTATAGTCTGGAAGTCTAGCCAGCGGAAAGGTGCATTACGGTAAATAATATTAATTGTGAACGGAATTCTTACAGCGTCTGCGTGTGGAAGATAGGTGACACTGACATTCCCCTGTAGTAGAACACGTTGCCCAGGCTTAGTCTGCACAGAATTCACGGTGAGAATCGTTTGTGGATCAGTGGTCAATGGCTGTGGGCCCGTAAGATGTTGATATTGGACCGGGTATACTGTTGCACCTGTAGCTCCAGTTGCACCTGTAGCTCCTGCCGGACCCGCCGGGCCTTTACCACCAGTTCCTGTTGTTCCCTGCGCGCCCTCTGGACCCTCAGGACCCTGCGGGCCTTGCGATCCCTTCACACTGTACCCTGTCGTGCCTGTTACCGCTATGCCGGTGGCACCCGTTGGGCCGATTCCGGTGTTTCCCGTCGTCCCGGTCGGGCCAGTTGGACCATAGCCTACAGGGCCAGTGACAATGGCGGGGGGACCAGGTTCACCTGTCTCTCCTGTCGGACCGGTCGCTCCGTAGCCTGTCGCCCCCGTCATACCCTTATTACCGGGATTGCCGCCATCGCCCAACCGACCCTGGGTCCCCGTTGTTCCTGTCGGTCCGGTTGGTCCGGTCAGTCCTGACGCAGCTCTAGGTGTATCCACAGAAGCAATCCCTGCCACGGCTCTGCCTATAGATGGATGGGCCTTGACGTTAATATAGCTGACGATCCGGACCCGGATCGTGTAGGCATACGTTCCCGGATATGCCGGATGGTTGACCGTCACCTGCATTGTTCTCACGGTCTCCTCCGCTCCGGTATGGGACAGTGTAACCAATTGAGTCTGCAATACATTGCCGGAGAGCATTGTTTCCAATTCTACCCGCAGCAAGGATGGACCGGAAGTGACTCCCTGGAAGACGACAGGGATCTGGAACGTGACATGCGCCTGGGGCTGCGCTGCAACAATCTCAAGCGTCTCCGCCAGGTGAACAGCCGGTCCTGCCGTCCCCAAGGGAAGAGTGGTTAAATTCGACATAATTTCACCGCCTTTTATATTTACTGCAATATCAGTTATTATTAGATATTACTGTAGAAGTCAGTATACATTGGTTAACTATAGTAGACCATCTGTCCTGTGCATCACCAGTAACCGATACAGTTAGATTCAGAGTAGTAGCTGGACCTTCGTAAATTACCATAAATGGAAATTCGCTTTCCATTGAGAAAAAATCAGAAAACTGCTTCTGCCAATAATTGCTGTACTGATACAATGGGTTTCCAGCAGGTTCAGCAGCATCAGTGAGTGTGATGGTTATCCTGAATCCGCTTGTATTTATTCGAGGACCCGGTTTAAAACACTGAATATCCAAAATGCCTTCTACCTGGCAGCGCTCATTTCCAGGATCCACCGGAATAGATGCAACCAAGGCAGGTTCATTAAGCAACACACCCGATCCCGGTGAGATATAATAAGTCAGTGTTGGAATAAACGTTTCATCCGCTGGTACACCTCTAGTTCCCCTGGGACCCTCGGGTCCGGTTTCCCCCTGCCCACCGCTTGCCCCAGGTGAACCCGTGAAGCCCGTAGGACCTGTCAGCCCGTCGGGTCCTGTATCTCCTATAATTCCTACACCGGTGGCCCCCATGGCCCCTATACCTGTAAGCCCGGTTGCTCCTGTAATTCCTATTCCTGTTGCCCCGGTCATTCCAGTGGGGCCAGCGAATCCTCCTGCATAACCTGTTTCCCCTGTTGGACCGGTGGGGCCGGTTAGGCCGGTCGGGCCGGTAGCTGAGAATCCCGCCGCTCCCCTTCCCCCGGAGCCTCCCGCTATTCCGGTTTTTCCAGTGAGGCCAGTAGGTCCTGTTGGTCCTGGAGGTCCTATAGGACCATTGAATATGACTGGTCCTGGTCCTGTCCGGATAAACGGGGATCCGACCCGGATATCCGATGCGATATTCTGATAATGGAGCAGCTTCATTCGCAGTTCGTATTGATGAATGCCTACCGGCAATTCATCACTGAACCGGACTGTGGCTTCAGTCTGAATGAACCCGGGAGCCAAGGCTGTGGATTCGATCGACACATCACGGGTTTCTACAAGCGCATTAGCCCTCCACAGTTCAACATTTAAGTGCAGGTGATAATAACCGGGGGACTGGATATCCAGCAGCAGGGGAATCGATAACAGCAATTCCGCAGATGGATACGGCTGCTCTACATCCGTCCGGATATCCGTAAGCACAAGTTCGCGGCCGCTTTCAAGGGAAAGCGACGAATAGATGGCCATGTCTTTCAACTCCTTTATTTCTCAGATGCTTGTTACTCTAACCCGGCTTCACGATGGATAGCATTAGTTGCCTTTACGGAATACTTTCGCGGCGGCATTGAATGATTTGTAACTGATTGTTGTATTTTCACTTAACTGATTAACCCCAACAGCCACCGTATAATTATGAAGACCCAATGGCGGATTCTCATCGATCATATAGAAGGGCAACGATTGCTCTGATGGGATGGAATTAAATTGCGGATTATTTGAATAATTGTAATACATTTGCCAAGCCAGAACGTTACCTTGTGTTGGAAGGACGTTCTGACCATCTCGCTCTACATAAATAAACAAATAGTTCTTGTAATCATAATCTGCCGGATTCCCATAGCTAACCTCGAGAGTGCCCGATATCACTACACATTGATCGGTCGAGGTAATCAGTACCGGCGGGAGCTGGCCTACAGTGTTCCCCTCAATAGGACTGCTCGACAGCAAAGTATCACTCACAACAAGCGGTAAGGTCCGGCTGGGTCCGGTTGCCCCTGTGGGACCGGTTGGCCCAGTATCGCCGGTAGCCCCTGAGCCAGGACCTGGAGGTCCTGTCACGCCCCTTGCTCCCGTCGTTCCTGTCGGTCCCTGCGGGCCATATCCGGTCATCCCGGTGGCTCCAATTCCGGTCATTCCGGTTGGACCGGCGGAGCCTATCCCGTCAGGCCCTGTAACGCCCGTTGCTCCCGTTACGCTCCCCGCTCCAGTTGCCACAACCACACCGGTCGGTCCAGTGGGGCCCTTAGGTCCCTTCACCCCTTGGATGCCAGCGCCGGTTGTTCCCGTTGGGCCGGTGCTTCCGGTTGAACCATTAGGACCCTTCGTCCCCCGTGGACCTTGCGGACCCGTTGGCCCTGTCGGCCCCCTCTCCTCCTCGTCCGCCGCCACTCCTTGAACGGAGACTGCCGGATATCCGGCCAGCGGATTTGCTGCAATATTCTGTGAAGACAGAATCCGCAGCTCCAGTTCGAAGGACTGCCCCCCCTGGCCGAAGCTGCCTATAATACTTGCATTTACATCCGCAATGAGAGCTTCCCCTGCATTCCCGCTCCCGATAAAGGGTTCGGTAAGGGTATGAATGATCTTTCCGTCTTTCAGCACCGATAGTCCAACGATCAGGTGATAATTGCCGGTCCCCGCCGGCTTGAACGACAGCGGCACACTGAAATCAATTTGGAAGGAGGGATGACTCTCCTCCAGCAATACCGGACTTGCCAGCCGGATGGCCGGTCCCGGACTTCCCAGTTGCACCGGAATTAAGGATGACATGTGAACACAACCCTTCTTTCACTTTATATTGCTTGCCATTTGCGAACGGCAGTACTATTTAAACAACACCCCCAATACCAGTTTATGCTGCCTATAGATTGTCCAAGTCCACGATATGCAGAATATTTCATAGACCTCTTGCAGATCCGGCAACACCTGATATTCTATGCTTGTGAAATCAGTCCAGCCTGGACAATTCCTCTAAATATTTCGAAAGAGGCCAATCACCTCTCTGTTCTGGACTTTTAGACGCAGCAAAGCGCCAGAATTCAATTCTGGCGCGCTCGTTATACTATAGATATTTTAATTAATCCTGATCAATTGAATATTGGCAAAGAATTGATCAGGATTACCGCCAATAGTCTCATTACTATCATTGTACAATGCCACCTGCGGTGCTATTCCTGTTGTTCCTATGATACCGGCTCCTGCCACAGTTGAATAGGCGGTGACCACTGACGAAGTTGATTGAGAACCAGGAATAGGGGCAACCCTGGTTTCACTACCAGGATCTACAGTGTATAACTGGAAGACCATTGGGTTAGCGCCTAGCTCAGGCACGCCATTGACATAATATTGGATTAGAACTGTAGCATTAGTAGGCAGGTTAAAGAATTGAGCTGTATCATTTAAAGTAATATCTCCGCTACTCGGTCCAGTAATGCTCCATGTCACGGCATCTCCAGGGGTAACTTGGTCCACTAGAGATGCAGCCGAGTTATACTCTGCGAAGAAGGCAAGACCTGTTAAGCCGGTCATCCCGGTCATCCCGGTCATCCCGGTCATCCCGGTCATCCCGGTTAGCCCAGTCAGGCCTGTTAAACCCGTCAGCCCGGTCAAACCGGTTAAGCCGGTTTCTCCCGTTTGACCGGTTTGACCAGTCAGTCCAGTTAAGCCAGTCAACCCAGTCAAGCCGGTCAGTCCCGTGAGTCCGGTCTCTCCGGTTTGCCCTGTTAAGCCGGTCAGTCCGGTCAAACCAGTCAGACCCGTGAATCCGGTGGCCCCCGTCTCTCCGGTGAGACCTGTTAAGCCAGTCAACCCAGTCAAGCCGGTCAGTCCCGTGAGTCCGGTCTCTCCCGTTTGTCCGGTTACTCCCATTGCACCTTGGATCCCCTGAATTCCCTGGTCGCCTTGAGGGCCTTGAGGTCCGCCGGGGTTACCCGTAGCCCCTGTTGCGCCTGTAGGCCCTACCATAATGGATGCATTGAGGACGGTCTCCAGCTTGTTGGTGAGAATGAATTCCTTCTTGACAATATCCCGCATCATATTTCTTACACTATCATTCATAGCCAGCACATCTTCAATCGTTGCATCCGGAGCGTCAACTCCAGGTAAAGTACCCAGGATATATTGCAGCTTCTCCCCCTCGGCATTGATAATATGGCTGAGTCCCAATTCTTCCATTGCAATGGAGGACAGCAGCAGGTTAACAGCATCATCCCGGGCAATGCTTATGGTCGGGGTGATATTAGGCAGATTCGCCTGAGACATGAGATCAACTCCTCTATGTTAGATTGGATTAAAGCAATTTAACAATGGATATCGTGCCCGTAATATCACTAATATTCCCGGGGCCATTATTAATCAGAGCCAGTGCATTAACAGTATCAGCGGTAACCGTCGGAAAAATACTGCCCCCCACTGCCAGAGTTGAAGTAGCTCCAGGCACCGAATTATAGGCTGTCGATTCGCTTGCTGGAATCGGTTCTGAGTTAAGAGTAAGGGCAACGCTCATACTCGCCCCTGTTGCTGCATTAGCATTTACTGAATAATGAACGTAGTATAGAGCCGGTTCCAGACTAGCTCCAGCACCGTTATTCTGTAGATTGTAACCACCTGGGTTGAGGGAGATAGCAGATCCAGTGAAATAAGCATGAGTGGTAAAGTTTATTGGAAGCCCTGCTCCGATCGGGCCTGCTTCAGCACCGTTAAAAAAAGACAACCACCGGTCATCAGCAGGCACTCCTGTACCACCGGTTGCTCCGGTCATACCGGTCATGCCGGTCACTCCAGTCAGACCCGTGAGGCCAGTTAATCCCGTCTCTCCGGTTTGCCCTGTCATACCAGTTTCACCTGTAACTCCAGTCAGACCCGTGAGGCCAGTCAATCCCGTCTCTCCGGTTTGCCCTGTCATACCAGTTACCCCTGTAACTCCAGTCAGACCCGTGAGGCCAGTTAATCCCGTCTCTCCGGTTTGCCCTGTCATACCAGTTACCCCTGTAACTCCAGTCAGACCCGTGAGGCCGGTTAATCCCGTTTCACCTGTAAGTCCTGTTAAGCCGGTAAAGCCTCTGAATCCCGTGGTACCGGTAGGACCATCGTCTCCAGTATCGCCTGCTGGACCCTGCGGTCCCTGTAGACCGCGCGGCCCCTCGTCTGGACCCGTTACTCCTGTCGCTCCGGTACCGCCATAATCAACGGGCGCTGCAAGCAGACTCTCTAACTGGCTGGTCTGCAGCCAGGCGCTTTTTACTGTTTCCCCCAGCATACCGCGGATACTATCAGTGATGTCCTGAATATTGGAGATGTTCACCACCGGAGCGGCTGCTCCAGGAAGAGTGCCGAGCGCGTATTGCATCTTCTCCCCTTCTGCATTAATTACATGGCTAAGTCCTAACTCTTCCATGGCGATGGCTGACAGCATCATGTTAATGGCATCGCTACGGCTGAGTGTAATGGTAGGTGTAATGTTAGGCAGATTAGCTTGAGACAAATCAATCCTCTCCTTTCTTGATTAGAATAGTCCATCATATGCCGCTCCGAATGATTGGTTCAGCATTTCGTCCAGGCTATGTAAGAAAAAACTAATCTTTTTGACTGCTCTGCACCTACACATGCGTGAAGACCAGCCTGCATCAGGCTGGTCTTCATGGTAGGCAAAAAATTAATGGTCACATTCTAGAGAAAGATCATAACAACTGAACAATAGTAACCTTAGCTGCGCGGAAATCGCCATCTGCCCCATTCACATCTTTAGTTACAGAAGTGCCTTCGTACATAAGCGCCAGTTGAATGGTTGTCGGCTCATCAACCGCTAAAATACAAGTTCCATATAGATTAGAGGGAACCGCACTAATTGATGAGAGAACTTGTGTTTTAGCATCATAATTACCATTAATAAGCAACTCCAGACCGGCTGCTTTGGTATCAGTGGAAAGAACATTAGCTTGATACAAAATCAAGTAGCTTCCTGGCTCTACCGTAAATAAATCAGTATTATTAGTCTGTGGTCCAATAGAGTCCCCAGTAGTAGATTGAAAAATAACGGTAAATCCTGGGATAGGGAAATGGTCACTTGTTGCTACATCTTGCCAACCCTGGTACACAAACTGAGCGTAGTTCATGGATAGAACACCAGTCGCTCCCGTTTGACCCGTGGCACCAGTTTCACCTGTCAAGCCGGTGACGCCAGTGAGGCCGGTCACTCCTGTGAGACCCGTGACCCCGGTTTCACCCGTCATACCGGTGAGGCCGGTTAATCCCGTCAGACCCGTGACCCCAGTTTCACCCGTCATGCCGGTGAAGCCGGTTAATCCCGTCAGACCCGTGACCCCAGTTTCACCCGTCATGCCGGTGAAGCCAGTTAATCCTGTCAGACCCGTTTCACCCGTCAGACCGGTGAGGCCGGTTACTCCGGTAAGCCCAGTTTTCCCTGTTAAACCATCACCTCCTGCTATTCCTCCGCTGCCTCTAGGGCCTCTTGCACCTGTTGTTCCCGTTGGGCCTTGGGGTCCCGTTGTTCCTGTTGGACCAGTTAATCCCGTTTGACCTAAAACTGTTCCGGTAGGCCCTGGTGGACCAGTCATACCTGTCAGACCCGTGGCTCCCGTCTGTCCTGTCAGACCCGTGGCTCCTGTTTCACCGGTGAGCCCTGTTGCTCCAGTCTCTCCCGTTTGACCCGTGGCTCCCGTTTCACCGGTGAGCCCTGTTGCTCCAGTCTCTCCCGTTTGACCCGTTGCTCCTGTTTCACCGGTGAGCCCTGTTGCTCCAGTCTCTCCGGTCAGTCCCGTTGCTCCGGTCGTTCCGGTCAACCCTACTGGCCCTGTCGTGCCCGTTAATCCTACTGGGCCGGTCGTTCCGGTCAACCCAATTGGTCCCGTTGTTCCCGTCAGCCCAACTGGGCCAGTGGTTCCTGTCAACCCAATTGCTCCGGTCGTTCCTGTTAACCCGATTGGTCCCGTCGTTCCTGTTAACCCGATTGGGCCCGTCGTTCCTGTTAACCCGATTGGTCCGGTCGTTCCTGTTAACCCGATTGTTCCGGTCGTTCCTGTCAATCCAATTGCTCCGGTCGTGCCCGTTAACCCGACTGGGCCCGTCGTTCCGGTCAACCCAATTGCTCCGGTCGTTCCCGTTAATCCTACTGCTCCCGTCGTTCCTGTCAGTCCGATTGGTCCGGTCGTTCCCGTCAGCCCGACTGGGCCCGTCGTACCCGTTAATCCTACTGCTCCGGTCGTGCC
This region of Paenibacillus sp. FSL K6-1096 genomic DNA includes:
- a CDS encoding collagen-like protein; translation: MSQANLPNITPTISIARDDAVNLLLSSIAMEELGLSHIINAEGEKLQYILGTLPGVDAPDATIEDVLAMNDSVRNMMRDIVKKEFILTNKLETVLNASIMVGPTGATGATGNPGGPQGPQGDQGIQGIQGAMGVTGQTGETGLTGLTGLTGLTGLTGLTGETGATGFTGLTGLTGLTGLTGQTGETGLTGLTGLTGLTGLTGLTGQTGQTGETGLTGLTGLTGLTGLTGLTGMTGMTGMTGMTGMTGLTGLAFFAEYNSAASLVDQVTPGDAVTWSITGPSSGDITLNDTAQFFNLPTNATVLIQYYVNGVPELGANPMVFQLYTVDPGSETRVAPIPGSQSTSSVVTAYSTVAGAGIIGTTGIAPQVALYNDSNETIGGNPDQFFANIQLIRIN
- a CDS encoding collagen-like protein, which encodes MSQANLPNITPTITLSRSDAINMMLSAIAMEELGLSHVINAEGEKMQYALGTLPGAAAPVVNISNIQDITDSIRGMLGETVKSAWLQTSQLESLLAAPVDYGGTGATGVTGPDEGPRGLQGPQGPAGDTGDDGPTGTTGFRGFTGLTGLTGETGLTGLTGLTGVTGVTGMTGQTGETGLTGLTGLTGVTGVTGMTGQTGETGLTGLTGLTGVTGETGMTGQTGETGLTGLTGLTGVTGMTGMTGATGGTGVPADDRWLSFFNGAEAGPIGAGLPINFTTHAYFTGSAISLNPGGYNLQNNGAGASLEPALYYVHYSVNANAATGASMSVALTLNSEPIPASESTAYNSVPGATSTLAVGGSIFPTVTADTVNALALINNGPGNISDITGTISIVKLL